The sequence ttacCTTGTTCTAGTACTCGTATGATGGTTACCTAAGGTGTTAACATTGGACAAGGCTGGATGAGGGATAAACTCTCtgcactatttttgcaacttttctgtaagtctaaaaatagtttcaaataaaacgtttttaaaaattgccattaTACCCCCGCCGCCCCAGTGCCGGCCCTTCCTAGGGAACGCCGCCGGTGAGCGCCCGCGGCCGCCGCCTCCAGGCCAGGGGCCGCCCTGGAGCCCGCGCTGGCCTGAAGCACCGCCGCCATCCGACGTGCTTGGGGACGCGGCCCTGCAGCGCCTGCACGACCGGCAGTGGCTAGAGGCGGTGTTCGGAACCCCGCGGCGGGCCGGCTGCCCGGTGCCGCCGCGCGCGCCCGCCAGCCCCAACCTGGACGAGGTGCGGGCCCGGTTGCACGGGTCCCTGCGCCTGGTGCGGCGGCTGCGCGACCTGGGCCATGCGCTGCGCGAGGCCGAGGCTGACGGCGTGGCCTGGGCACAGCTGCATGCGGAGGCACAGCCGCTGCGCGCCGAGCTGGCCGAGCGACTTCAGCTCCTGACCCAGGCAGCCTATGTGGGCGAGGCGCGGTGCAGGCTGGAGAGGGTCCGGCGCCGCCGGCTGCGGCTTCGCGAGAGGGCCCGGGAACGCGAGGCCGAGCTGGAGGCGGAGGCCACGCGGGCAGCGGAGCGCGAGCAGATTGACCGCTGGAGGGTCAAGTGCGtgcaggaggtggaggagaagaaGCGGGAGCAGGAACTTAAAGCTGCTGCTGATGGTGTCCTATCTGAAGTGAGGAAAAAACAAGCAGACACCAAAAGAATGGTGGACATTCTTCGGGCCTTGGAGAAATTGAGGAAACTCAGGAAAGAGGCTGCAGCAAGGAAAGGGGTCTGTCCTCCAGCCTCAGCAGATGAGACCTTTGAGCATCACCTTCAGCGACTgagaaaactcattaaaaaacGCTCTGAATTATATGAAGCTGAAGAGAGAGCCCTCAGAGTTATGTTGGAAGGAGaacaagaggaagagaggaaaagagaattagagaagaaacagaggaaagaaaaagaaaaatttttactACAGAAGCGTGAAATTGAGTCCAAGTTATTTGGGGATCCAGATGAGTTCCCACTTGCTCACCTCTTGCAGCCTTTCCGGCAGTATTACCTCCAGGCTGAGCACTCCCTGCCAGCGCTCATCCAGATAAGGCATGATTGGGATCAGTACCTGGTGCCATCTGATCATCCCAAAGGCAACTCCGTTCCCCAAGGATGGGTTCTTCCCCCGCTCCCCAGCAACGACATCTGGGCAACCGCCATTAAGCTGCATTAGTAAAGATGCTCTAGGAGTGTCGTCCAGCCAAGGCTCTTTCCAGCTCTAAGTATTAGTGACGCTGCCATCTTCTTGTACTGTAGTATAAATCACAACCTCTAAACTCCATGTGGCATTTCCCTACCCAGAAGTTACGTTTCCCTTCTGTCCTCTGTCCTGGCCAAGGTGCCTCTTGAATCAGGAGATTAATATGGTTCCTCAAGAAAGGACCTAGGTGAACTGAGGTTTTTACGACAGGCAGTGGCCTTGGTTCATGAAATTCGCCTCTGTTTTGAGGGGCTTGGTCCAGATTGATTTATAAGTTTACTCTTATCTTTCTTGTGTGGTGATGGATAAGTATACGCTATACACTCATACCCTCAACACAGGTGTGCACTGGGTAGATTTAGCAGTCCCTCCCCCAGTACTCCTTGTTAAGGCAAGCTTGATGCAAAACCTCCTTACCTTTCTTACCCAGAGAGCCTCCTAACTTCCAGGAAGAAAGGTCAGAAACGCTTTATCTTCAGTTTTGTGAATCCCACTTTTGGTGCAGCTGGAGAGGCTGGGTTGCCAGAAAAGCTGGTGGCGTTGTCTGGTAGTCAAGTGGAGAACTTGGAAAGCCTAAAGAGTACCTGTACCCAAACTGGATTGTGTTTTAATGGATGATGGCTGCATTTTCCCCATATTAGAAGGATCCTAATGAAAGCACCTGCTTTTTAAGCTCCTAGAGGTCTGCTTGTTCAGAATCCGcaaggataaaaattaatttccttatgGGAGTGGGACCTTGATTAACCTCACTCAGTCACATTGTGGGAGCTGGTATAGTGGAAATTGTGGAATTTTCTTAGGAACTCAAGCttccaaaaatatacatgtaGTTTAAGCTGGGGgaaaagcagataaaaataataaaatttatttttttatactcattaaaaaaattgccATTATAAAAAATTCAGGAAGACTTCCACATTAGTTGCTGTAAACAACTTTCAAAATAGGCAGAATATATGAAGTGACTGGAAAACAGTCAGCACAAGATTATGATCCCCAAAAGTAGGAAAACAGATGAGGTAGGCTCCCCAAATGACCCTGTATTTCTGCTTAGAGGCAACGTCTAGACTGTAGTGCAAGGAGGATAAGCCACAACAGAGCGCGGTGGACTCATTGAACTGAGGATACAGTAAGTAGAGTTTGGGAATAGTAAAGCTGCTGAAATTTGCAGAGCAAGTTGGTGGCGAGAAGAGAGCTGGGTGGAGTTAATGCTCCAGAAATCTGTAGAAGGTCCCCTTGGGTCTTTCACTGAACATTAAGCTGCTCACGTAAAGGGCAGGACTCCATGGGACTGGGCAAAGAGCAACTACCaggggagttaaaaaaaatactggagaGCAGTGAGCTGAACAACTATTGGAAGACAAACATGGCTGGAAGACTTTTAAATATTGAACAGCCAGAGGGGAGCATCCTCTTTGAACACCCCAAGTAATTTGGTACAGTTTCAGACAAGTCTAAGCTGTAGGAATAGGATGAATGTAGTCCAAAAATAATGGCTACCATACAGCATCCTAACTGCCTTCAAATCACAGATTGGATTTCTGGGGAAGGCTTAAGTTGGAATAAGAGGCCCTAAGTCTAAAATGTTTATAGCTGCTATAGACCAGTTAGATAACAGGTTGTGTTGTGAAATTCTGGCCTCTCTGGACTTCATATTTCCTCTCATGGACTCTGGTCACTGCTCTCTCCCCGGTTCTTTCTAATGTTCCTCACTGGCTGGGGGTGTTCTGTCTGAACCCTTTCACTGACACCTGGTCGGTCTGATcaaattcttctttctcaaagtaaagagaaaaatcttattgacatttcagaattttaaagcatGCCCAGAGGAATTCTGATACTCAAagcatcactgaagaaatcccaCTTTCTATGGATGAGGGCTTAAGTTAATTTTCTGCTCAACCTACTTAGAAAACctggaaattaaaataacagtgagACAATATGTTTTCACCTAAAAGTTTGACCAAAATTTAAAAGGTTGATACAATAAAATGCCTGTGAGAGTGCAAATTACATACATTAATATGGGAGAATATGAATCAGTACAGCTTTATTTGAACAGAGTATCAGcaatattcataaaaatttacAATCATCACATTCTTTCCACTTCAATCCAGTTTGCACTTTGCTGTGTATTTCCTATAAGAAAACATACATATTTGCCCAAGAATTCATGCTCAGTAATGTTGATACAAGTTCTATTAATCATAGCAACAAATGGGAAATAATTTATGTGTCCATCAGGAGGAGaatgtttaaattaattatgGCACATACACACTTTAGAATACTTAGGAGTAGTTAAAAGAGTGAGATGAATCTATATGTGCTCTCAGGGAAAGACCCGGCATTCGTTTTAGTAAGTGACAAGGGCAAGAGACGGGACAATATGTACACTGTTATCCATGTATGTTAAGAAACTCacaatgtatttttataacaCATCTATGTAAGGAAAAGTCtagaatcaatttaaaaataacacaaaattttaattgtggtTGCTTCTGAGGAGAGGGATGAATTCTAGAGGAATGTGATAGGGAAGGGGAATTGTGAGTTATCCATACTATTAGAATCTGGGGGCAGTAAGAGCATTTGTACTATTACTTAAAACCAAAATTTTCCTCAGGGGCAAACATAGAGACAAGAGGCAGTGGAAGAatgttgactttttcttttcttatcaagGATGGCACGTCTGCCACAGAACCATTTTCCACCTCCTAGAAGTACACCTGAGTTTTTAGGAGTTCTGTCTATATAGATGATCTTTTCTCATCTACTTCTTATGGAGGAGGCTTTGGTTTTGACCAAAAAGGCAAACTTAATCATTGGTATGTGGTCAGCGGCCAATCTCAAATAATTCAGCCCATTAAAATCCTACTGCAAATATCACGTTGTTTCAAACAAGGCCTCCCTAGCCTTGGGGTTATAAGCCAAGGCCCTGTAGAGTCCACACCAAATCAGAGTCTTGTCACCAGCAGGCTTGCAAACACCAAGAATGTGATGGAGGCACCCAGTGGGGATGAGGAGGTGTGTAAATGTCACTGTCTGAAGTGAACAGATACATGGAAAGGGCAGCTGCTGTCCCAGGGGTCCACGGTGACGAACGGGATCTGCGGGGAGTCGGGATGCTCCGAgtcaggggagggcagggcataCGGGCTGTCTGTTCCTCCGGGAGCTTAGTGCAGCCTCCAGAGGAAGATGCAGAGAAGAGCTGGCCAGCAGGTCAGCTTCCAGTCTGGACACGAGGGCACACTGGGGAAGACCCAGGGGCAGGGCGCTGTGATGCCGGAAAGTGCTGGGACTGGACCCCCGTGCCGGGACCGGGGCAATCAGCTCTCAGGGAAGCCTGGGGCGAGGGGCAGGAGGATCCTAGGTAAACGAAGCCCACAGACAATCCCCAAATGGTGTCTGATTCTCGTGTTCACCTTCCTTCTTTAggcctgcttttaatattttggctACAAGTTCCTCTTTCTTATTGCCTCAGAGACATCATGTAGCAGTGAGAAGAGAAATGAATTAAGAGACAGAAGGGCTGCCTCAGGCTGGGAGGAGTGGAACAGTATGGGCTCTGGAGGAATTTCGACCAGGGCTTTAGTTTTGCCCTGTCACTAGCTATGTGAACTCAGCACATTACCAAATTCTGTGAGCCTTGGATTCTTCTTCAATGAAGTGTGTTTGATAAGCTCTGTCTTCTAGGACTGTTGGAATGtgtataatgtatgtaaaacacctGGCACAGTGACTGGTGTTCATTGAAACTTTAAAGAGTGGCAATTTTTGCCATGATTTTTTGACCCAGATAATACCAACCCTCCTGCcgagaatttttgttttgttttgctgttgttttaaaccagGAGATATCTGAGAATATGCAGTGCTATAGGACACTGAACATCAAGTCAGCCAAAAATTCTGCTTAACAAGAAAATATACCTCAGTAAGTCATGCCCCTTAGAGGATGTATTATTTAATTTGGATGTTGGGGAATCCTCCCCATCTGGATGCAACTCAAAGCTAAATGTGTGTCAAGAACcaactccttctctccctcccagctGCCCTTGGATCCAAATCACccctattttcattcatttaactccTACCAAAATCAAGCCCTCCCATAGGGGTCGCCAAATTTTACTCACATTAACCCAGTTAAAATACCCTACTAATGGAGCAggctctgtttctcccagtccagGTTAAAGAGTAGGATATGGGCCCAGTGGCTTCTTGGCATCCCACCTCAAGGAAGTATCACCCTTATTTATCAGAATCTCCTTGGTGATGATGTGGATAAAACACCTAGTTTGTGCACTGGGACAAGAGCACAGGGTACCTTCCACTCCCTCCCCACGTGGAGATTTCTCTCTGGTTAATCCATGATCCCCAAATAACCGCTAAAAGCAGTTCTCCATCGGAGGCTCAGTTTCTCAACTCTGAGACACACCACGCAAGGGTCTGGCCCTTGCTCACCACCCTCACACACCCTCCTCTGACCCACCACCCATCTTAACTGAAAATTACCTCTCACTGAAGGACTTGAGGTTTTTCCAAGGCTCCAAGTTGTCTTGCCTCAGGACATTTATACTTAAGTGCTCTCATctggccctccccctccccctcatcctttttttttgcttgtcttttttgTCTTAGAGGGCATCTCACCATCTTCCTTATATGTTAGCTGCTGCTAGACTctaattcaat is a genomic window of Phocoena sinus isolate mPhoSin1 chromosome X, mPhoSin1.pri, whole genome shotgun sequence containing:
- the LOC116747025 gene encoding programmed cell death protein 7-like, giving the protein IAIIPPPPQCRPFLGNAAGERPRPPPPGQGPPWSPRWPEAPPPSDVLGDAALQRLHDRQWLEAVFGTPRRAGCPVPPRAPASPNLDEVRARLHGSLRLVRRLRDLGHALREAEADGVAWAQLHAEAQPLRAELAERLQLLTQAAYVGEARCRLERVRRRRLRLRERAREREAELEAEATRAAEREQIDRWRVKCVQEVEEKKREQELKAAADGVLSEVRKKQADTKRMVDILRALEKLRKLRKEAAARKGVCPPASADETFEHHLQRLRKLIKKRSELYEAEERALRVMLEGEQEEERKRELEKKQRKEKEKFLLQKREIESKLFGDPDEFPLAHLLQPFRQYYLQAEHSLPALIQIRHDWDQYLVPSDHPKGNSVPQGWVLPPLPSNDIWATAIKLH